In a single window of the Dreissena polymorpha isolate Duluth1 chromosome 3, UMN_Dpol_1.0, whole genome shotgun sequence genome:
- the LOC127874848 gene encoding glutathione-specific gamma-glutamylcyclotransferase 1-like, which produces MESDDTESFSDYHTCVNCSLRLFGYGSLLWKPDFEYSDSRIGFISGYKRRFWQGSDVHRGTDTQKGRVATLVPSKTGKVWGMMFEVNGAEQKRKAYGGLTQREVTLGGYDVVKTSFYPRDGSRPVEVEVFVATRKNRLFLGKASLKVMAMQIMSAAGCAGSNAEYIIKTAEFLRANIPEETDRHLFDLCKRICDLSNDIKCLQMDEGCTEMDQLDEESDLEDS; this is translated from the exons ATGGAAAGCGATGATACAGAGTCGTTCAGTGACTATCACACGTGTGTCAACTGCAGTCTGAGGCTATTCGGGTATGGATCGTTGTTATGGAAACCTGACTTTGAGTATTCCGACAGTCGGATTGGTTTTATCAGTGGCTACAAGCGGAGATTTTGGCAGGGAAGTGACGTACACAGGGGCACGGACACACAG AAAGGGAGAGTTGCTACTTTAGTGCCATCAAAAACA GGTAAAGTTTGGGGCATGATGTTCGAAGTCAATGGAGCGGAACAGAAACGAAAAGCTTACGGCGGCCTCACGCAACGCGAAGTGACACTAGGCGGATATGACGTCGTAAAGACGTCATTTTACCCGCGAGACGGTTCAAGGCCCGTGGAGGTTGAGGTTTTCGTTGCTACTCGGAAAAACCGGCTGTTTCTTGGCAAAGCCAGCCTCAAAGTCATGGCGATGCAGATCATGTCGGCCGCTGGTTGTGCCGGCTCGAACGCCGAATATATCATTAAAACCGCGGAGTTTCTACGGGCGAATATACCCGAGGAAACCGATAGGCACTTGTTTGATCTCTGTAAGCGAATCTGTGATCTCTCAAACGATATTAAATGTTTGCAAATGGACGAAGGATGCACTGAAATGGACCAACTGGATGAAGAGAGTGATCTAGAAGACAGCTAG